In Desulfomicrobium apsheronum, a single window of DNA contains:
- the def gene encoding peptide deformylase, producing the protein MSRSIITYPHPVLAKKAAPVTEITDEIRALAAEMLEIMYNDKGIGLAAPQVAESIRLITVDLSGPDKREDPLVFVNPVLSNLEGSVESEEGCLSVVGYRTTVKRAERLHLSATDLDGNPVEMDADDLMAICLQHEVDHLDGVLFIDKISKLKRTLYERKLKKWLKEKNED; encoded by the coding sequence ATGTCGAGATCGATCATTACCTATCCCCATCCAGTGCTGGCCAAAAAGGCCGCGCCAGTGACGGAGATCACGGACGAAATACGCGCCCTGGCCGCCGAGATGCTGGAAATCATGTATAATGACAAAGGCATCGGGCTGGCGGCCCCGCAAGTGGCGGAGAGCATCCGCCTCATTACCGTGGACCTTAGCGGGCCGGACAAGCGCGAAGACCCGCTGGTCTTCGTCAACCCCGTCCTGTCGAACCTCGAAGGCTCGGTGGAATCCGAGGAAGGATGCCTGTCCGTCGTCGGCTACCGCACCACGGTGAAACGCGCCGAGCGCCTGCACCTTTCCGCCACGGACCTGGACGGCAACCCGGTGGAGATGGATGCGGACGACCTCATGGCCATTTGCCTGCAACACGAAGTGGATCACCTCGATGGCGTGCTGTTCATCGACAAGATCAGCAAATTGAAACGCACCCTGTATGAAAGAAAGCTCAAAAAATGGCTGAAAGAGAAAAACGAAGATTGA
- a CDS encoding DNA repair protein RecN produces MLETLRIRNLALIDDVELEFCPGLNVLTGESGAGKSFILRALDFILGERIAADLVRPGREKALVEAVFHLDGEELFLRRELSAKTGRSRLFINDDLGSQERLAELRPRLLMHTSQHGQQRLLSPEHHVEILDAFLADPQILVSQREAREALQAILARKAEVQRRMAGLLERREFLEFQLAEIRKVDPRPGEEEELLRLRDASRQAEKTHALADEAQGLLLGENGLQDVLTSLERTLAGLGEADEGFGEHAREVGRFRDGLSDMVRDLRALGSDRNADFDAEKVEKRLWELQQLQRKLKRSLDSIVALGEEIEENLSFLDESGLALQRLEKDEVQAAKALGLATAALNSAREAASVDLTAGLKSELVNLGFSEHLRVLVDFRTLTIHAGIDELRPRFLWVPNPGLDAQPLDRIASGGELSRFLLAVVSLRARDQLPALLFDEVDSGIGGQTLIKVAERIRLLSARQQVILITHWPQLARLADEHFAIRKEVHEGVTYTLCTSLSPAERQAELARMVGEAPPITHESGQASGNFI; encoded by the coding sequence ATGCTCGAAACACTGCGCATTCGGAATCTGGCCCTCATCGACGATGTCGAGCTTGAATTTTGTCCGGGACTGAACGTGCTCACGGGCGAATCCGGCGCGGGCAAGTCTTTCATCCTTCGCGCTCTGGATTTCATCCTCGGCGAGCGCATCGCTGCCGACCTGGTCCGCCCTGGCCGTGAAAAGGCCCTGGTCGAGGCCGTGTTCCACCTTGACGGCGAGGAACTTTTCCTGCGCCGCGAGCTCTCCGCCAAGACCGGCCGCAGCCGCCTCTTCATCAACGACGACCTGGGTTCCCAGGAACGCCTGGCCGAGCTTCGCCCCCGCCTCCTGATGCACACCAGCCAGCACGGTCAGCAGCGTCTGCTTTCGCCGGAACATCATGTCGAGATCCTGGATGCGTTTCTGGCGGACCCGCAAATCCTTGTTTCCCAGCGCGAGGCCCGCGAGGCCTTGCAGGCCATTCTGGCGCGCAAGGCCGAGGTGCAGCGGCGCATGGCCGGGCTGCTGGAGCGGCGCGAATTTCTGGAATTTCAATTGGCCGAGATTCGCAAGGTGGACCCCCGTCCCGGCGAGGAAGAGGAGCTGCTGCGACTGCGCGATGCTTCCCGTCAGGCCGAGAAGACCCATGCGCTGGCCGATGAGGCCCAGGGGCTGCTGCTGGGCGAGAACGGGCTGCAGGACGTTCTGACGTCTCTGGAGCGGACGCTGGCCGGACTGGGCGAGGCGGACGAGGGATTTGGCGAGCATGCCAGGGAGGTCGGGCGTTTTCGCGATGGCCTGTCCGACATGGTGCGCGACCTGCGTGCCCTCGGTTCGGACCGGAACGCGGATTTCGATGCCGAAAAAGTGGAGAAGCGTCTGTGGGAGTTGCAACAGCTGCAGCGCAAGCTCAAGCGATCCCTGGATTCCATCGTGGCGCTTGGCGAGGAGATCGAGGAAAATCTGTCCTTCCTGGACGAAAGCGGCCTTGCCTTGCAACGTCTGGAAAAGGACGAGGTTCAGGCAGCGAAGGCCCTGGGGCTGGCCACGGCGGCGCTGAATTCCGCGCGGGAGGCGGCCTCCGTGGACCTGACCGCAGGGCTCAAGAGCGAGCTCGTCAATCTGGGATTTTCGGAGCATTTGCGGGTGCTGGTCGATTTTCGGACCCTGACCATCCATGCGGGGATTGACGAACTCAGGCCCCGGTTTTTATGGGTGCCCAACCCCGGTCTCGATGCCCAGCCCCTTGATCGCATCGCCTCGGGGGGCGAGCTGTCCCGTTTTCTGCTGGCCGTGGTCAGCCTGCGGGCCAGGGATCAGCTCCCGGCCCTGCTTTTCGACGAGGTCGATTCGGGTATAGGCGGGCAGACCCTGATCAAGGTCGCCGAGCGCATCCGCCTTTTGTCCGCGCGCCAGCAGGTCATCCTGATCACCCACTGGCCGCAACTGGCCCGGTTGGCCGATGAACATTTCGCCATCCGCAAGGAAGTTCACGAAGGCGTGACCTACACCTTGTGCACAAGCCTCTCCCCAGCCGAGCGTCAGGCCGAGCTGGCCCGCATGGTGGGCGAGGCTCCACCAATCACCCATGAGTCAGGACAAGCGTCCGGGAATTTCATATGA
- a CDS encoding transcription antitermination factor NusB, with product MSTPSARRLAMDILRRTLDNNQDLQAAVDDVLSAAAASPQDKGLATELAYGYLRMRGRIDFLLSQLLKNPVQTSPVMKRILGVAMYELLFLSRIPDYATLDWAVTLVRERLNQTMGKVANGVLRSLLRLGLAVRFEDYYQTKTAGHDQFLSAWYSCPKWLVRMWLNSYGKERTQAFLQATLTAPPLGVRINRGHARAEELRSNLQPLKLDSSNWGFAVTQWPEFLQQAVSEGAATRQSLAAQKIMDFLGVDHWPSPVLDACAGRGGKTYLVAERGKSVWASDVNVFRLRQLKAEGARLGFDIPAFRTQGQGPYPLRQMPRTVFLDVPCSGLGVLSRRPDIKWKRTASDCAGLVALQGEILRAAGDIITSGGCLVYVTCTLNPEENEKQIERFTRDNPAFTCLRQSTSDPAEGLGEFFYGAVLRKS from the coding sequence ATGAGCACGCCCTCGGCCCGCCGCCTGGCCATGGACATCCTGCGCCGCACCCTGGACAACAACCAGGATCTGCAGGCCGCCGTGGACGACGTACTGTCCGCGGCGGCCGCGTCCCCACAGGACAAGGGCCTGGCCACGGAACTGGCCTACGGCTATCTGCGCATGCGCGGACGCATAGATTTTCTTCTCTCCCAGTTGCTAAAAAACCCGGTCCAGACCTCTCCCGTCATGAAACGCATTCTCGGAGTGGCGATGTACGAGCTCCTTTTCCTGAGCCGCATCCCCGATTACGCGACCCTGGACTGGGCCGTGACCCTGGTGCGCGAGCGACTGAACCAGACCATGGGCAAAGTTGCCAATGGCGTGCTGCGAAGTCTTCTGCGCCTTGGGCTGGCCGTGCGCTTCGAGGATTATTACCAGACCAAGACCGCCGGTCACGACCAGTTCCTTTCCGCCTGGTATTCCTGCCCGAAGTGGCTGGTGCGTATGTGGCTGAACAGTTACGGCAAGGAGCGGACCCAGGCCTTCCTGCAGGCAACGCTCACCGCCCCGCCGCTGGGAGTCAGAATCAACCGCGGGCACGCCCGGGCGGAAGAGCTGCGAAGCAATCTGCAGCCTCTGAAACTGGATTCCTCGAATTGGGGATTTGCCGTGACGCAGTGGCCGGAATTCCTGCAACAGGCAGTTAGCGAGGGGGCGGCGACCCGTCAGAGCCTTGCCGCACAAAAAATCATGGACTTCCTTGGCGTTGACCATTGGCCGTCCCCCGTGCTCGACGCCTGCGCCGGTCGCGGCGGCAAGACGTACCTGGTGGCCGAACGGGGCAAAAGCGTCTGGGCGTCGGATGTCAATGTCTTTCGTCTGAGGCAGCTAAAGGCCGAAGGCGCGCGGCTTGGCTTTGACATCCCGGCATTCCGGACCCAGGGGCAAGGCCCATATCCCCTGCGGCAGATGCCCCGCACCGTGTTTCTCGATGTGCCCTGCTCGGGCCTTGGCGTTCTCTCCCGGCGGCCCGACATCAAGTGGAAGCGTACCGCATCCGATTGTGCAGGGCTGGTCGCCCTGCAGGGAGAAATTCTGAGGGCTGCGGGCGATATCATCACGTCGGGAGGATGCCTGGTCTACGTGACCTGCACGCTCAATCCCGAAGAAAACGAGAAGCAGATCGAACGTTTCACCCGCGACAACCCCGCTTTCACCTGCCTGCGCCAATCGACAAGCGATCCAGCGGAAGGATTGGGTGAATTTTTCTACGGCGCGGTCCTGCGTAAAAGCTGA
- a CDS encoding glycosyltransferase, whose product MNIVCLDSSLCTALSDLGHTVKDLRPGPGIVRLAPLLGDFVPDLLIQQEALGPRTLVIDLDVFSCPKVFWSIDTHLNSFWHQYYARLFDLFCTTQKHWQAWFRERGTARTLWLPWYGSQRALAPWDERRRGLGFVGRVTPERPVRGWFLDWLKELGPLEARVDLGFAPMLDFYDHSRIVPNESIFGEVNFRLLEAASCGCAVINPATPGLEELFIPDEEVAVYRDGAELAAWARRLLSEDLLARSMGLRARERVRREHLPKHRATALLAAAEDIGDRSAASGVEGRVAWWLTLYHLWEAGRLDMDANALAAGLSALPVTEEILAVLLRLRARLGRDEFMRLAVPVAEKGQYESSLEVNLAGGMGALLFEDVRLSRLFFLRHRRHCAPSAPDPGDTPLLICLAWARELQRFRRVFRPGFVFNPRKHLPASSLECLVQASEFDPQNTDVYREMARILARDSGWDGLRLKALSYLSLRERANWRLTLELGATNCRAFRVRQGLEELLAAREEALRQGQEDRFWRRLEAHDESGRIRDLLRPAIDPGTHAT is encoded by the coding sequence ATGAACATTGTCTGTCTGGATTCGAGCCTGTGCACGGCCCTGTCCGACCTCGGACACACCGTGAAGGACCTGCGTCCGGGGCCGGGCATCGTGCGCCTTGCCCCGCTTCTGGGGGATTTTGTTCCCGACCTCCTGATCCAGCAGGAAGCCCTTGGGCCTCGGACCCTCGTCATAGATCTCGACGTTTTTTCCTGCCCCAAGGTTTTCTGGTCCATAGACACGCATTTGAACAGTTTCTGGCATCAGTATTACGCCCGCCTTTTCGATCTCTTCTGCACAACCCAAAAGCATTGGCAAGCCTGGTTCCGGGAGCGAGGCACGGCCCGGACCCTGTGGCTGCCCTGGTATGGCTCGCAGCGCGCCCTTGCGCCCTGGGACGAGCGGCGCAGGGGCTTGGGGTTTGTGGGCCGGGTTACCCCGGAGAGGCCGGTCCGGGGATGGTTTCTGGACTGGCTCAAAGAGTTGGGGCCGCTTGAGGCGCGGGTTGATCTGGGCTTTGCGCCCATGCTCGATTTTTATGACCACAGCCGGATCGTGCCCAACGAGTCCATTTTCGGGGAAGTCAATTTTCGCCTGTTAGAAGCGGCTTCCTGCGGATGCGCCGTGATCAATCCGGCCACTCCCGGCCTTGAGGAACTGTTCATCCCGGACGAGGAAGTGGCCGTGTATCGCGATGGCGCGGAGCTTGCCGCCTGGGCCCGGCGGCTGCTCTCGGAGGATCTGCTGGCCCGCAGCATGGGTCTGCGTGCCCGGGAGCGGGTCCGGCGCGAGCATCTGCCAAAGCATCGCGCCACGGCGCTGCTGGCCGCGGCCGAGGATATCGGCGACCGATCAGCGGCGAGCGGCGTCGAGGGGCGGGTGGCCTGGTGGCTGACGCTGTACCATCTCTGGGAGGCTGGGCGCCTGGACATGGACGCAAACGCTCTTGCGGCGGGGCTCTCGGCCCTGCCCGTAACGGAAGAGATTCTGGCCGTGCTGCTGCGATTGCGGGCCAGGCTCGGCCGGGACGAGTTCATGCGTCTGGCCGTGCCGGTGGCGGAGAAAGGGCAATACGAGTCCTCGCTCGAAGTCAATCTGGCGGGCGGTATGGGTGCGCTTCTGTTTGAGGATGTGCGTCTGTCGCGTCTTTTTTTCCTGCGCCACAGGCGTCACTGCGCGCCATCGGCCCCGGACCCGGGGGACACCCCGCTTTTGATTTGCCTTGCCTGGGCCAGGGAGCTACAACGTTTCAGGCGGGTTTTCAGGCCCGGATTCGTGTTCAATCCCAGGAAGCACCTGCCTGCATCGAGCCTGGAATGTCTGGTGCAGGCCAGCGAATTCGATCCGCAAAACACGGACGTGTACCGGGAGATGGCCCGAATCCTTGCCCGCGACAGCGGATGGGACGGCCTGCGACTCAAGGCCCTGTCCTATCTGTCATTGCGCGAGCGTGCGAACTGGCGGCTGACATTGGAGCTCGGGGCCACCAATTGCCGCGCCTTTCGCGTCCGGCAGGGCCTCGAAGAACTGCTGGCGGCCAGGGAAGAAGCCCTGCGCCAGGGTCAGGAAGATCGTTTTTGGCGGCGGCTTGAGGCCCATGACGAATCCGGACGGATCCGGGACCTGCTGCGCCCCGCGATCGACCCGGGAACGCACGCAACCTAA
- the fmt gene encoding methionyl-tRNA formyltransferase: MAEREKRRLKVVFMGTPDFAAASLKHLLDWGGCDVVGVYCQPDRPCGRGQICTPPPVKLLAMESRLPVFQPLNFKEQADVDQLAALEPDLLLVAAYGLILPRTVLEIPRLGAINVHASLLPEYRGAAPIQRAIMDGRPVTGITIMQMEAGLDTGDILLQRSRAIGIMDTAQTLHDELAEMGGKLLVDALEKMDQGRLVRIPQDHARASYAAKLTKEEGRIDWNRPVLDVHNRIRGLFPWPGSWFDWDGMPGKTLRLTVHPGTIGDPLPEGVQPGEIHGVADDSVLIACADRLYAVPVIKPANSKPLRGREFYCGYLSRCSGDHLLKPEPTCPGE; encoded by the coding sequence ATGGCTGAAAGAGAAAAACGAAGATTGAAAGTGGTGTTCATGGGCACGCCGGATTTCGCGGCCGCGTCCCTGAAACATCTCCTTGACTGGGGCGGCTGCGACGTCGTTGGAGTCTACTGTCAGCCCGACCGCCCCTGCGGCCGGGGGCAGATCTGCACGCCCCCACCCGTCAAGCTGCTGGCCATGGAGTCGCGGCTCCCCGTATTCCAGCCACTGAACTTCAAGGAGCAGGCGGACGTGGACCAGCTCGCGGCCCTTGAGCCCGACCTCCTGCTCGTCGCGGCCTACGGACTGATCCTGCCCCGCACGGTACTTGAGATCCCAAGGCTCGGCGCCATCAACGTGCACGCCTCCCTGTTGCCCGAGTACCGGGGCGCGGCCCCCATCCAGCGTGCCATCATGGACGGACGGCCCGTGACGGGCATCACCATCATGCAGATGGAGGCAGGCCTCGACACCGGCGACATCCTGCTGCAGCGCAGCCGCGCCATAGGCATCATGGACACGGCCCAGACCCTGCACGACGAACTGGCCGAGATGGGCGGCAAGCTTCTTGTCGACGCTCTGGAAAAGATGGATCAGGGACGCCTCGTGCGCATCCCCCAGGACCACGCCCGGGCCTCCTATGCGGCGAAGCTTACCAAGGAAGAGGGGCGCATCGACTGGAACCGGCCCGTGCTGGACGTGCACAACCGCATCCGCGGCCTTTTCCCCTGGCCCGGCTCCTGGTTCGACTGGGACGGCATGCCCGGCAAGACCCTGCGCCTGACCGTGCACCCGGGAACTATCGGCGACCCGCTGCCCGAAGGCGTGCAGCCTGGTGAAATCCACGGCGTGGCCGACGACAGCGTGCTCATCGCCTGCGCCGACCGTCTGTATGCAGTGCCGGTCATCAAGCCTGCAAACAGCAAGCCCCTGCGGGGCCGGGAGTTCTACTGCGGCTACCTGAGCCGCTGCTCCGGCGACCATCTGCTCAAACCCGAACCAACCTGCCCGGGCGAATAA
- a CDS encoding DUF116 domain-containing protein: MASPKSAKTRSPLEQEIRDSFKTRKRVFIGLITGSSVLICLFLAMVWFIPFVGLTTIHPAAPWVFGFITVALILAIGWAALALVLNILLGRPVLFAKRLRGITVKLFLPLMTLLGRAVGIPKQTVRASFIKVNNELVRGEGHRYPADRLLLLMPHCIQNSRCKYRLTYDIDNCKRCGECALAGLLNLRDKYGIKLAVATGGTIARRIVVQHRPKLIIAVACERDLASGIQDTHPLPVYGILNSRPFGPCLDTDVALDKVEWAIKEFLA, encoded by the coding sequence ATGGCCAGTCCCAAGAGCGCCAAAACAAGAAGCCCATTGGAACAGGAGATCCGGGATTCCTTTAAGACCCGCAAGCGTGTCTTCATCGGTCTGATCACTGGCTCTTCGGTGCTGATCTGCCTCTTTTTGGCCATGGTCTGGTTCATCCCCTTTGTCGGGCTGACCACCATCCATCCCGCCGCACCCTGGGTTTTCGGCTTCATCACCGTCGCCCTGATCCTGGCCATAGGCTGGGCGGCCCTGGCCCTGGTCCTGAACATCCTGCTCGGCCGCCCCGTGCTCTTCGCCAAGCGCCTGCGCGGCATCACGGTCAAGCTCTTCCTGCCGCTCATGACCCTGCTGGGACGTGCGGTGGGCATCCCGAAACAGACGGTGCGGGCCTCCTTCATCAAGGTTAACAACGAGCTGGTCCGGGGCGAAGGGCACCGCTACCCCGCCGACAGACTTCTGCTGCTCATGCCCCACTGCATCCAGAACAGCCGCTGCAAGTATCGGCTGACCTACGACATCGACAACTGCAAGCGCTGCGGCGAATGCGCCCTGGCGGGCTTGCTGAACCTGCGCGACAAATACGGCATCAAGCTTGCCGTGGCCACGGGCGGGACCATCGCACGGCGCATCGTGGTTCAGCATCGGCCCAAGCTCATCATCGCAGTGGCCTGCGAGCGCGACCTGGCCAGCGGCATCCAGGACACCCACCCGCTACCCGTTTACGGCATCCTGAACTCCCGCCCCTTCGGCCCCTGCCTGGATACCGACGTCGCCCTGGACAAGGTCGAGTGGGCCATCAAAGAATTTCTGGCATGA
- the aspS gene encoding aspartate--tRNA ligase, whose amino-acid sequence MDDRNTELGMDSLGDWRRTHTCADLGPEELGRETCLMGWVQYRRDHGGLIFIDLRDRHGLTQVVFSPEVAPEAHARAHVLRTEFVLAIKGVVRARPDDMVNSKLATGAIEVYVTEFKLLNTAKTPPFPIEDRVDVSENLRLKYRFLDLRRKAMADNLILRSRVSQSVRRYLDELGFLEIETPVLTKSTPEGARDFLVPSRVNQGQFYALPQSPQLFKQLLMCGGMDRYFQIVKCFRDEDLRADRQPEFTQIDIEMSFVDEEQVMDMAEGMIARVLRESLGQELALPIPRMKYEQAMAEYGVDKPDIRFDLKLTDVTEIVRGSEFKLFATAALIKALPVSGGAELSRKEIDDYTEFVKIYGAQGLAWIKIKEDGWQSPIAKFLSDAERAGLTEALGLKPGDIVFFQAGAPDMVNSALGNLRLRLGERFSLIPEGTFAPLWVTDFPLLEWDPEAKRWVAMHHPFTAPKDMDALASDPGSAVARAYDLVLNGTEVGGGSIRIHNPEIQQQMFAALGIDAEEAQAKFGFLLDALVFGAPPHGGIAFGLDRLIMLLTGAKSIRDVIAFPKTQKATCLMTEAPSAVENTQLRDLGLRLREKPKE is encoded by the coding sequence ATGGATGACAGAAACACGGAACTCGGGATGGACTCCCTCGGCGACTGGCGCAGAACCCACACCTGCGCGGATCTCGGACCGGAAGAGCTGGGCCGGGAAACCTGCCTCATGGGCTGGGTACAGTACCGCCGCGACCACGGCGGACTGATTTTCATCGACCTGCGCGACCGCCACGGCCTGACCCAGGTTGTCTTCTCCCCCGAGGTCGCTCCCGAGGCGCACGCCCGCGCCCATGTGCTGCGCACGGAATTCGTGCTGGCCATCAAGGGCGTGGTCCGTGCACGCCCCGATGATATGGTCAATTCCAAGCTGGCCACGGGCGCCATCGAAGTCTACGTCACGGAGTTCAAGCTCCTGAACACGGCCAAGACTCCGCCCTTCCCCATTGAGGATCGCGTGGACGTCTCCGAGAACCTGCGCCTCAAGTACCGCTTTCTGGACCTGCGCCGCAAGGCCATGGCCGACAATCTCATCCTCAGGAGCCGCGTCTCCCAGTCCGTGCGACGCTATCTGGACGAGCTCGGCTTCCTTGAAATCGAGACCCCGGTCCTGACCAAGTCCACCCCCGAGGGCGCGCGCGACTTTCTGGTGCCGAGCCGCGTCAATCAGGGCCAATTCTATGCCCTGCCCCAGTCGCCCCAGCTCTTCAAGCAGCTCCTGATGTGCGGCGGGATGGACCGTTATTTCCAGATCGTCAAATGCTTCCGCGACGAAGACCTGCGCGCCGACCGCCAGCCCGAGTTCACCCAGATCGACATCGAGATGTCCTTTGTGGACGAAGAGCAGGTCATGGACATGGCCGAGGGCATGATCGCCCGCGTGCTGCGCGAGTCACTGGGCCAGGAGCTCGCCCTGCCCATCCCGCGCATGAAGTACGAGCAGGCCATGGCCGAATACGGCGTGGACAAGCCGGACATCCGCTTTGACCTGAAGCTCACCGACGTGACGGAAATCGTGCGCGGCTCGGAGTTCAAGCTCTTCGCCACGGCCGCCCTGATAAAAGCCCTGCCCGTCTCCGGCGGCGCCGAGCTTTCGCGCAAGGAGATCGACGACTACACCGAGTTCGTCAAGATCTACGGCGCCCAGGGCCTGGCCTGGATCAAGATCAAGGAGGACGGCTGGCAGTCCCCCATCGCCAAGTTCCTGAGCGATGCCGAACGGGCCGGACTGACCGAGGCCCTGGGCCTCAAGCCCGGCGACATCGTCTTCTTTCAGGCGGGTGCCCCGGACATGGTCAACAGCGCGCTCGGCAACCTGCGCCTAAGGCTCGGCGAGCGCTTCAGCCTCATCCCCGAAGGAACCTTCGCGCCCTTGTGGGTCACGGATTTCCCGCTCCTGGAATGGGACCCCGAGGCAAAGCGCTGGGTGGCCATGCATCATCCCTTCACCGCCCCCAAGGACATGGACGCACTGGCCTCCGATCCGGGGTCGGCGGTCGCCCGGGCCTATGACCTCGTGCTCAACGGCACCGAGGTCGGCGGCGGCTCCATTCGCATCCACAACCCCGAGATCCAGCAGCAGATGTTTGCCGCGCTCGGCATTGATGCCGAGGAGGCCCAGGCCAAATTCGGATTTCTGCTCGACGCCCTGGTCTTCGGCGCCCCGCCCCACGGCGGTATCGCCTTTGGCCTGGACCGTCTGATCATGCTCCTGACCGGAGCCAAGTCCATCCGCGACGTCATCGCCTTCCCCAAGACCCAAAAGGCGACCTGCCTCATGACCGAGGCCCCGTCGGCGGTCGAAAATACACAGTTGCGCGACCTGGGCCTGCGCCTGAGAGAAAAGCCCAAAGAGTAA
- a CDS encoding dihydroorotate dehydrogenase, with protein MDQKVQLGPLTLKNPVITASGTFGYGLEFMRYGDLSAIGAICLKGISLAPRAGNPMPRIAETPCGMLNAIGLQNVGVEKFLKEKLPYIPAGATLIANLYAQTPEDFGELAGIFATEDKIAALEVNISCPNVREGGVQFGQDPHMAAAVVGAVKKRSGSKPVIVKLSPNVTDVRVIAKAAVDAGADMLSLINTLSGMSVDIRTRRSRLANVVGGLSGPAIKPVALRMVHQVAQAVDVPIIGMGGITSAEDVLEFILVGAHAVQIGTYNFMRPDNAFRLVEEVRVLAESLGITSWDDYRGTLQV; from the coding sequence ATGGATCAGAAAGTACAGCTTGGCCCCCTGACCCTCAAGAATCCAGTTATCACCGCATCCGGCACCTTCGGGTACGGCCTTGAATTCATGCGTTACGGCGACCTGTCCGCCATCGGCGCGATCTGCCTCAAGGGCATCTCCCTGGCTCCGCGCGCGGGCAATCCCATGCCGCGCATAGCCGAGACTCCGTGTGGCATGCTCAATGCCATCGGCCTGCAGAACGTGGGCGTGGAAAAATTCCTGAAGGAGAAACTGCCCTACATCCCGGCCGGGGCGACGCTCATTGCCAATCTCTACGCCCAGACCCCCGAGGACTTCGGCGAGCTGGCTGGCATTTTTGCGACCGAGGACAAGATCGCGGCCCTTGAGGTCAATATCTCGTGCCCCAATGTTCGCGAAGGCGGAGTCCAGTTCGGCCAGGATCCGCACATGGCGGCGGCTGTCGTCGGCGCGGTCAAGAAACGCTCCGGATCCAAGCCGGTCATCGTCAAGCTGAGCCCCAACGTGACCGATGTGCGGGTCATCGCCAAGGCTGCCGTGGACGCGGGGGCGGACATGCTCTCGCTCATAAACACTCTCTCGGGCATGTCCGTCGACATCCGTACGCGCAGGAGCCGTCTGGCCAACGTGGTCGGGGGGCTGTCCGGCCCGGCCATCAAGCCTGTGGCTCTGCGCATGGTCCATCAGGTGGCGCAGGCCGTGGATGTGCCGATCATCGGCATGGGCGGAATCACCAGCGCCGAGGATGTGCTGGAATTCATCCTGGTCGGCGCGCATGCGGTGCAGATCGGCACCTACAATTTCATGCGCCCCGACAACGCCTTCCGCCTGGTTGAAGAAGTGCGGGTACTGGCCGAGTCCCTGGGGATAACGTCGTGGGATGACTATCGGGGGACGCTTCAGGTTTGA